A portion of the uncultured Draconibacterium sp. genome contains these proteins:
- the sufB gene encoding Fe-S cluster assembly protein SufB codes for MEEQDKILNDVTQGEYKYGFVTNIETDIIDKGLNEDVIRLISAKKEEPEFMLNFRLEAYRKWLKMKMPNWAYLKVPPIDFQEISYYAAPKKGPKYESLDEVDPELLDTFNKLGIPLEEQKQLAGVAVDAVIDSVSVKTTFKETLAEKGIIFCSFSEAVKDHPDLVKKYLGQAVPVGDNYFAALNSAVFSDGSFCYIPKGVRCPMELSTYFRINAANTGQFERTLIVADDDSYVSYLEGCTAPMRDENQLHAAVVEIITLDRAEVKYSTVQNWYPGDKNGKGGIYNFVTKRGVCRGESSKISWTQVETGSAITWKYPSCILMGDNSVGEFNSVAVTNNHQQADTGSKMIHIGRNTKSTIISKGISAGKSENSYRGLVKVMPKAKNSRNFSQCDSLLLNDTCGAHTFPYIEVGNKSSIVEHEATTSKIGEDQIFYCNQRGIDTETAIGMIVNGYAKEVLNKLPMEFAVEAQKLLQISLEGSVG; via the coding sequence ATGGAAGAACAAGATAAAATATTGAATGACGTAACGCAAGGCGAATACAAATACGGTTTTGTTACCAATATTGAAACTGATATTATTGACAAAGGCCTTAATGAAGACGTGATTCGTTTGATATCTGCCAAAAAGGAAGAACCGGAATTCATGTTGAATTTCAGGTTGGAAGCTTACCGGAAATGGCTAAAAATGAAAATGCCGAACTGGGCCTATTTAAAAGTTCCGCCCATCGATTTTCAGGAAATAAGTTATTACGCGGCCCCGAAAAAAGGCCCTAAATATGAGAGTCTGGACGAGGTTGATCCGGAATTACTGGACACCTTTAACAAACTGGGTATTCCGCTTGAAGAGCAGAAACAACTGGCAGGAGTTGCAGTTGATGCCGTAATCGACTCGGTTTCGGTAAAAACAACTTTTAAAGAAACCTTAGCAGAAAAAGGAATTATATTCTGTTCGTTCTCGGAAGCAGTGAAAGACCATCCTGACCTGGTAAAAAAATACCTGGGACAAGCGGTACCAGTTGGCGACAACTACTTTGCCGCACTGAACTCAGCCGTATTTAGCGATGGATCGTTCTGTTACATTCCAAAAGGTGTTCGTTGCCCAATGGAATTATCAACTTATTTCAGGATAAACGCAGCCAACACGGGGCAGTTTGAGCGCACACTTATTGTGGCCGACGACGATAGTTATGTGAGTTACCTCGAAGGCTGTACCGCACCAATGCGCGACGAAAATCAGTTGCACGCAGCAGTTGTTGAGATTATCACACTCGATCGTGCTGAAGTAAAATATTCAACCGTACAAAACTGGTATCCGGGCGATAAAAACGGAAAAGGCGGTATCTACAACTTCGTTACAAAACGTGGTGTTTGCCGTGGCGAATCGTCAAAAATTAGCTGGACACAGGTTGAAACCGGTTCGGCAATTACCTGGAAATACCCAAGTTGCATTTTGATGGGCGATAATTCGGTTGGCGAGTTTAACTCGGTTGCGGTAACTAACAATCATCAGCAGGCCGATACCGGATCGAAGATGATCCACATCGGGCGCAACACCAAATCAACTATTATATCAAAAGGTATTTCGGCCGGTAAAAGTGAAAACTCGTACCGAGGTTTGGTAAAAGTAATGCCAAAAGCGAAGAACTCCAGAAACTTCTCGCAGTGCGATTCACTGTTGTTGAACGATACTTGTGGTGCACACACTTTCCCCTACATTGAGGTTGGAAATAAATCGTCGATTGTGGAGCACGAGGCAACAACATCGAAAATTGGCGAAGACCAGATTTTTTACTGCAACCAGCGTGGAATCGACACAGAAACTGCAATTGGAATGATTGTTAACGGTTATGCCAAAGAAGTGCTGAATAAACTCCCGATGGAATTTGCCGTTGAAGCACAAAAGCTGCTTCAAATCAGTCTTGAAGGTAGTGTAGGATAA
- the sufC gene encoding Fe-S cluster assembly ATPase SufC: MLKIKDLYASVEGMEILKGINLEVKPGEVHAIMGPNGSGKSTLANVLAGKEEYEITHGEVIYEGEDLLEKSPEDRAMDGIFLSFQYPVEIPGVPMVNFLKTSVNEHRKHKGLKELTAGEFLKLMREKMDLVDMHTKLTNRSVNEGFSGGEKKKNEIFQMALLEPKLAILDETDSGLDIDALKTVANGVNALKSPERSTIVVTHYQRLLDYIVPDFVHILYHGKIVKTAGKELALQLEEKGYDWIKSENGN; encoded by the coding sequence ATGTTAAAGATTAAAGACTTATATGCTTCCGTTGAAGGAATGGAAATCCTGAAAGGAATCAATCTAGAAGTTAAACCCGGCGAAGTTCACGCAATTATGGGACCTAACGGTTCGGGAAAAAGTACACTTGCAAACGTACTTGCCGGAAAAGAAGAATATGAAATCACGCACGGAGAAGTTATTTACGAAGGAGAAGATCTTTTGGAAAAATCTCCGGAAGACCGTGCCATGGACGGAATCTTTTTAAGTTTCCAGTACCCGGTTGAAATTCCGGGCGTACCAATGGTAAACTTCCTGAAAACTTCGGTTAACGAACACCGCAAGCACAAAGGATTAAAAGAACTTACTGCAGGTGAATTCCTGAAACTTATGCGTGAAAAAATGGATTTGGTTGACATGCATACCAAATTAACCAACCGCTCGGTAAACGAAGGATTCTCGGGTGGTGAGAAAAAGAAAAACGAGATTTTCCAAATGGCATTGCTCGAGCCTAAATTAGCAATTCTTGACGAAACTGATTCAGGACTTGATATCGATGCATTGAAAACAGTAGCCAACGGAGTAAACGCGTTGAAATCGCCCGAAAGGTCGACTATTGTAGTAACGCACTACCAGCGTTTGCTCGATTATATTGTACCCGATTTTGTTCATATTCTTTACCACGGTAAAATTGTAAAAACTGCCGGGAAAGAACTGGCCTTACAGCTGGAAGAAAAAGGGTACGACTGGATTAAATCAGAAAACGGAAATTAA
- the sufD gene encoding Fe-S cluster assembly protein SufD, whose protein sequence is MSVLVDKADLSLKYTAHYNEVKDELFANSSDILNAQRNKAFQNFVLQGIPTRKNENYKYTNLNPAFVPDFKFIHTKEEKKADMGEVFRCDVPQLNTNLALVFNGWFYKNETEKGDLPEGVILDSLDSISKERPELLEKYASLAKVEEDPMVALNTAFAKDGFFLYVPKNVAVESPIQIINLLQDEKDTFSTQRNFILVEDGAKVQVLLCDHTLNLNQYLNNSVTEIFAGNNAEVEFYTLQNQHNKATNINSVFIDQQRDSRVTSHTASLHGGLIRNNLKFALNGENAEANMFGMSFMDKKQHVDNFTQVIHAAPHCESNQVYKNVLDEKSTGAFSGRIHVVRDAQKTNAFQRNNNLLLTDEATMQTKPQLIIDADDVKCSHGATVGQIDEEALFYLRARGIREDKARLMMMNAFAHEVVKEIKLEPLRDRIDELVDKRLKGEVARCHDCAYQCDC, encoded by the coding sequence ATGAGCGTTTTAGTTGACAAAGCAGATTTATCGCTAAAATATACCGCACATTACAACGAAGTAAAAGATGAGCTTTTTGCAAACTCGTCCGATATTTTGAACGCTCAACGAAATAAGGCGTTTCAGAACTTTGTTTTGCAGGGTATACCAACGCGAAAAAATGAAAATTATAAATACACCAACCTGAATCCGGCATTTGTGCCCGATTTTAAATTCATCCATACAAAGGAAGAAAAGAAAGCTGATATGGGCGAGGTTTTTCGTTGCGATGTTCCGCAACTGAATACCAACCTGGCATTGGTTTTTAATGGTTGGTTCTACAAAAACGAAACAGAAAAAGGAGATCTTCCGGAAGGTGTTATTCTCGACAGCCTCGACAGTATTTCGAAAGAAAGACCGGAGTTGCTGGAAAAATATGCCAGCCTGGCAAAGGTTGAAGAAGACCCGATGGTGGCGCTAAATACAGCCTTTGCCAAAGATGGTTTTTTCCTTTATGTTCCGAAAAATGTTGCAGTAGAAAGTCCGATTCAGATTATTAATTTGTTGCAGGACGAAAAAGATACATTCTCTACTCAACGAAATTTTATCCTTGTTGAAGATGGAGCTAAAGTTCAGGTGTTGTTATGCGATCATACACTGAACCTGAACCAGTACCTGAATAACTCGGTAACCGAAATATTTGCCGGCAACAATGCTGAAGTGGAATTTTACACACTACAAAATCAGCACAATAAAGCCACAAATATCAACTCGGTATTTATCGATCAGCAGCGTGATTCGCGTGTTACTTCGCATACGGCGTCGTTACATGGCGGGCTGATTCGTAACAACCTGAAATTTGCCTTGAATGGTGAAAATGCTGAGGCAAATATGTTTGGTATGTCGTTTATGGACAAGAAACAACATGTTGACAATTTCACGCAGGTTATTCATGCAGCACCACATTGCGAGAGCAACCAGGTATATAAAAATGTGCTCGACGAAAAATCAACCGGAGCATTTTCCGGAAGAATACACGTTGTTCGCGATGCGCAAAAAACAAATGCTTTCCAGCGCAACAACAATTTGTTGCTGACTGACGAGGCAACCATGCAAACAAAACCTCAGCTGATTATTGATGCTGACGATGTAAAATGTAGTCACGGTGCAACAGTTGGTCAGATTGACGAAGAAGCATTGTTTTACCTGCGTGCACGAGGAATTAGGGAGGACAAGGCACGCCTGATGATGATGAACGCTTTTGCCCACGAGGTGGTAAAAGAAATCAAGCTGGAGCCACTGCGCGACCGTATCGACGAACTGGTTGACAAACGCCTGAAAGGCGAAGTTGCCCGTTGTCACGATTGTGCTTACCAATGCGATTGCTAA
- a CDS encoding cysteine desulfurase, protein MNYDIEKIRSYFPILQQKVYNKPLVYLDTAASAQKPVQVLLKLEQLHNDYYGNIHRGAHYMADKATVEYEEVRDKVQAFVNAASRKEIIFTKGTTESVNLVASSFCEKYVSEGDEIIVSEMEHHSNIVPWQIAAGRRNAKIVKLPFNDTGLLEIEKLPELITSKTKLIAVNHVSNVLGTINPIAEIIELAHKNNVAVLVDGAQASAHIKIDVQELDVDFYAFSAHKVYGPNGVGVLYGKEKWLEEMPPYQGGGQMISEVSFEGTTFNDLPYKFEAGTPNISGLAAFGAAIDLVNEIGVENMGRHEHELLEYATEKLKAIKGLKIYGEAPHKSGVICFNIDGIHSYDLGMLLDKMGIAIRTGHHCADPIMQHFGMSACARISFGMYNTKEEIDIFMEALNKAIMMF, encoded by the coding sequence ATGAATTACGATATCGAAAAAATCAGATCATATTTCCCCATTCTCCAGCAAAAAGTTTATAATAAACCACTTGTTTATCTCGACACAGCTGCGTCGGCACAAAAGCCGGTTCAGGTGCTTCTGAAATTGGAACAGTTGCACAACGATTACTATGGTAACATTCACCGTGGTGCGCACTACATGGCAGATAAAGCTACGGTTGAATACGAAGAGGTACGCGACAAAGTACAGGCTTTTGTTAATGCCGCTTCGCGTAAGGAAATAATTTTTACTAAAGGGACCACAGAGAGTGTAAACCTTGTGGCCAGCAGTTTTTGCGAAAAATATGTTTCGGAAGGCGATGAGATTATTGTTTCAGAAATGGAACACCACTCTAACATTGTTCCCTGGCAAATTGCAGCCGGAAGACGAAATGCAAAAATCGTAAAACTTCCGTTTAACGACACAGGTTTGCTCGAGATAGAAAAGTTACCTGAACTAATCACTTCAAAAACAAAGCTGATTGCCGTTAATCACGTTTCCAATGTATTGGGAACGATCAATCCGATTGCCGAAATTATTGAACTGGCACACAAGAACAATGTGGCTGTTTTGGTTGACGGAGCGCAGGCTTCGGCACACATAAAAATTGATGTTCAGGAGCTAGATGTTGACTTTTATGCGTTTTCGGCACACAAAGTTTACGGGCCAAACGGAGTTGGTGTTTTATACGGAAAAGAAAAGTGGCTGGAAGAAATGCCTCCATACCAGGGCGGCGGACAAATGATTTCGGAAGTGTCGTTTGAGGGAACTACGTTTAACGATCTACCATACAAATTTGAAGCGGGAACTCCCAATATATCAGGATTAGCAGCTTTTGGAGCGGCAATCGATCTGGTAAACGAAATTGGCGTTGAGAATATGGGGCGCCACGAGCACGAATTGCTGGAATATGCCACCGAAAAACTAAAAGCCATCAAAGGGCTGAAGATTTACGGAGAAGCGCCTCACAAATCGGGAGTGATCTGTTTTAATATTGATGGAATACATTCCTACGATTTGGGTATGCTGCTCGATAAAATGGGCATCGCCATTCGTACCGGGCATCATTGTGCCGATCCGATTATGCAGCATTTCGGAATGTCGGCCTGTGCGCGCATTTCATTTGGCATGTACAACACAAAAGAGGAGATCGACATTTTTATGGAGGCGCTTAATAAAGCGATTATGATGTTCTGA
- a CDS encoding rubrerythrin, whose translation MTKLAGTKTEQNLLKAFAGESQARMRYDYFAKQAKKEGLEQIAAIFEETALNEKEHAKRFFKFLEDGNMVEITATYPAGKIGTTMENLKASAEGENEEWTELYPEFAKVAEEEGFKEIAMAFKLIARVEEAHENRYRTLYNNLEEGKVFKRGDKVVWKCRNCGFIHEGVAAPKMCPACQHPQSYFEIKETNY comes from the coding sequence ATGACAAAGTTAGCAGGTACAAAAACCGAACAGAATTTATTAAAAGCATTTGCCGGTGAGTCTCAGGCACGTATGCGTTACGATTATTTTGCAAAGCAAGCCAAAAAAGAAGGTTTGGAACAAATAGCCGCCATTTTTGAAGAAACAGCATTGAACGAAAAAGAGCATGCCAAACGTTTCTTTAAGTTTTTAGAGGATGGTAATATGGTTGAAATTACAGCTACTTACCCAGCCGGAAAAATTGGTACTACAATGGAAAACCTGAAAGCTTCGGCCGAAGGTGAAAATGAAGAGTGGACAGAGCTGTATCCAGAGTTTGCCAAGGTAGCAGAAGAGGAAGGTTTTAAAGAAATAGCCATGGCTTTTAAATTGATTGCCCGTGTTGAGGAAGCGCACGAAAACCGCTACCGCACGTTGTACAATAACCTAGAGGAAGGAAAAGTATTTAAACGTGGCGATAAAGTGGTTTGGAAATGCCGTAATTGTGGTTTTATTCACGAAGGTGTTGCCGCTCCGAAAATGTGTCCGGCGTGCCAGCATCCACAGTCTTATTTTGAAATTAAAGAGACAAATTATTAG
- a CDS encoding SufE family protein — MSIEEIQQEIIEEFSIYEDWMDKYAYLIELGNDLQDLDAKDKNDQNIIKGCQSRVWLVAELKDGKIYFRGESDAVIVKGLVALLLRVVSGRTPKELLETKLHFIDDLGLKQHLSPTRSNGLLAMVKQIRLYAVAYSKIAG, encoded by the coding sequence ATGAGCATAGAAGAAATTCAACAGGAGATAATTGAAGAGTTTTCGATATATGAAGATTGGATGGATAAATATGCCTACCTGATTGAATTAGGTAACGATTTGCAAGATTTGGATGCCAAGGATAAAAACGACCAGAACATCATTAAAGGATGTCAGTCGCGCGTGTGGTTGGTAGCCGAATTAAAAGATGGCAAAATTTACTTCCGCGGCGAGAGCGATGCTGTTATAGTTAAAGGATTGGTTGCATTGCTACTTCGTGTTGTTTCGGGCCGTACACCCAAAGAGTTACTTGAAACAAAACTGCATTTTATCGACGATCTGGGATTAAAACAACACCTTTCGCCAACCCGCTCGAACGGTCTGTTGGCCATGGTAAAACAAATTCGTTTATACGCTGTTGCTTATAGCAAGATTGCAGGATAA
- a CDS encoding iron-sulfur cluster assembly protein → MDKRIDLIINNLKEVYDPEIPVNVYDLGLIYNVDVDENNQANILMTLTAPGCPVVDVLVDDITQAAQSVDGVEKVDVELTFEPPWDKSMMSEEARLELGFF, encoded by the coding sequence ATGGATAAAAGAATAGATCTAATAATAAATAACCTGAAAGAGGTTTACGACCCGGAAATTCCGGTGAACGTTTACGACCTGGGATTGATTTACAATGTTGATGTTGACGAAAACAACCAGGCAAATATTTTAATGACACTTACTGCCCCGGGCTGCCCCGTGGTTGATGTGTTGGTTGACGATATTACTCAAGCCGCCCAATCGGTTGATGGTGTTGAAAAAGTTGATGTTGAATTAACGTTTGAACCACCTTGGGATAAATCGATGATGAGCGAAGAAGCCCGACTTGAACTGGGATTCTTTTAA
- a CDS encoding thiamine diphosphokinase, whose translation MSYLPFESKIVILCDGSFPKHHIPLSVLENAEQIICCDGAADKLIEYGMEPTFIVGDIDSVSEKTKATFADRIVLNKDQETNDQTKAVEFVLNWGAKSVIILGATGKREDHTIGNISLLLDYAEKLEVLSISNSGIFRPVLHSQTISSFKGQQVSIFSLGTPAAITSKDLKYPLKNTILNSWWMGTLNECLDESFSLEFEKGKLIVFQKFE comes from the coding sequence ATGAGCTACCTACCTTTCGAGTCAAAAATTGTCATACTTTGTGATGGATCTTTTCCGAAGCATCACATTCCGTTGTCTGTTTTAGAAAATGCCGAACAGATTATTTGTTGCGATGGTGCAGCCGATAAACTTATTGAATATGGAATGGAACCAACATTTATTGTTGGCGATATCGATTCTGTTTCGGAAAAGACAAAGGCTACGTTTGCCGACCGTATTGTTTTAAACAAAGACCAGGAAACAAACGACCAGACGAAAGCCGTTGAGTTTGTGTTAAATTGGGGTGCTAAAAGTGTAATTATTTTAGGTGCTACCGGAAAAAGAGAAGACCATACCATTGGTAATATCTCCTTACTTTTAGATTACGCCGAAAAACTGGAAGTGCTCTCAATCAGTAATTCCGGTATTTTCCGACCTGTTCTTCATTCTCAGACAATTTCTTCTTTCAAGGGGCAACAAGTTTCCATTTTCTCGTTGGGTACTCCTGCTGCAATCACTTCAAAAGATTTAAAATACCCTTTGAAAAATACCATCCTAAACTCTTGGTGGATGGGTACTTTAAACGAATGTCTTGACGAATCATTTTCGCTTGAATTTGAAAAAGGGAAGTTGATTGTTTTTCAAAAATTTGAATAA
- the lon gene encoding endopeptidase La yields MGKYKNTAFQTMFGSGMMDNESDFLPIIADGDDKDLKNVEVPSVLPILPLRNTVLFPGVVLPITVGRERSLKLIRDVNQGSKLLGTVAQKDYTVDKPEASDLYEIGTVAEIMKVLEMPDGSTSVIIQGKRRFRINEMVSEEPYFKASVEPLTDVTSKDDNEFNAIVGSLKDLSIKVAQFSANVPPEATFAVKNIENSTFLINFICSNTDINVEDKQKLLEIESLKDRGVQAISFLVKEVQMLELKQDIQKKVKTDMDKQQREFMLNQQMKTIQDELGGNPVEQEINALKEKAKEKKWNKDVDEFFHREVEKLGRLNPAAGEYSVQFTFCQTLLDLPWNEYTEDNFDLKHASKVLDEDHYGLEKVKERMLEHLAVLKLKNDMKAPILCLYGPPGVGKTSLGKSVARALGRKYARMSLGGLHDESEIRGHRKTYIGAMPGRIIQNIKKSKSSNPVFILDEIDKVSKHFHGDPASALLEVLDPEQNGEFHDNYIEHDYDLSKVMFIATANSLSTIAPPLRDRLELIEVSGYLVEEKIEIAKRHLIPKQLENHGLKKSDITFPKEVIELIIDGYTRESGVRELDKKLAKLIRRVAKKIAFEESYNKKLTKADVREYLGVTEYSKEKYQGNEFAGVVTGLAWTAVGGEILFVETSLSKGKGALTLTGNLGDVMKESAMLAHEYLKSHAEELDLKPEVFEKWNVHVHVPEGAIPKDGPSAGVTMVTSLASAFTQRKVKKNLAMTGEITLRGKVLPVGGIKEKILAAKRAGITEIILSEQNKKNLEDIKEAYIKGLKFHFVNTIMDVLDIALLKAKVDKPMKVE; encoded by the coding sequence ATGGGTAAATATAAGAATACAGCTTTTCAAACAATGTTCGGATCGGGAATGATGGATAACGAATCAGACTTTCTTCCAATTATTGCCGATGGCGATGACAAGGATTTAAAGAATGTGGAAGTGCCATCGGTTCTTCCGATTTTACCGCTGCGTAACACCGTTTTGTTTCCGGGGGTGGTTTTGCCAATTACCGTTGGCCGCGAGCGATCTTTAAAGCTCATTCGCGATGTAAACCAGGGAAGCAAATTGCTGGGTACCGTGGCGCAAAAAGATTATACGGTTGACAAACCCGAAGCAAGCGACTTGTACGAAATTGGTACCGTGGCCGAAATAATGAAGGTGTTGGAAATGCCCGACGGATCGACATCTGTGATCATTCAGGGGAAACGCCGTTTTAGAATAAATGAGATGGTTAGCGAGGAGCCCTATTTTAAGGCCTCGGTTGAACCATTGACTGATGTTACTTCGAAAGATGACAATGAGTTTAACGCCATTGTTGGTTCGCTGAAAGACCTGTCGATTAAGGTTGCGCAGTTCTCAGCCAATGTGCCGCCCGAAGCTACTTTTGCGGTTAAAAATATTGAGAATTCTACCTTCCTTATCAACTTTATTTGTTCGAACACTGATATTAACGTGGAGGATAAACAGAAGCTGCTGGAAATTGAAAGCCTTAAAGACCGTGGAGTGCAAGCCATTAGTTTTTTGGTGAAAGAAGTACAGATGCTGGAGTTGAAGCAGGATATACAGAAAAAGGTGAAAACCGACATGGACAAGCAACAACGCGAGTTCATGTTAAACCAGCAAATGAAAACCATTCAGGATGAGCTGGGTGGAAATCCGGTAGAGCAGGAGATAAATGCATTAAAAGAAAAGGCGAAAGAGAAAAAGTGGAACAAAGATGTGGATGAGTTCTTTCATCGCGAGGTGGAGAAACTGGGCCGTTTAAACCCGGCAGCCGGAGAATATTCGGTACAATTTACATTCTGCCAGACTTTGCTCGATTTGCCCTGGAACGAATACACCGAAGATAATTTCGATTTGAAACACGCCAGCAAAGTGCTGGATGAAGACCACTACGGACTGGAGAAAGTGAAGGAACGTATGCTGGAACACCTGGCCGTGTTGAAATTGAAAAACGATATGAAAGCGCCGATCCTTTGTTTATACGGCCCTCCGGGAGTTGGTAAAACATCGTTAGGGAAATCGGTAGCGCGTGCCCTTGGCCGCAAATATGCACGAATGAGTTTGGGTGGATTGCACGACGAATCAGAAATTCGCGGCCACCGCAAAACCTACATCGGTGCAATGCCGGGACGTATCATTCAAAATATTAAAAAGTCAAAATCATCGAATCCGGTATTTATCCTGGATGAGATTGATAAAGTATCGAAACATTTTCATGGCGACCCGGCATCAGCGCTGCTCGAAGTGCTTGATCCGGAACAAAATGGAGAATTCCATGATAACTATATCGAACACGATTACGATTTGTCGAAAGTGATGTTTATTGCTACCGCCAACTCGCTGAGCACGATTGCACCGCCGTTACGAGATCGTTTGGAGCTGATTGAAGTTAGTGGTTACCTGGTAGAGGAAAAAATTGAGATCGCGAAACGTCATCTCATCCCGAAACAGCTGGAGAATCATGGTTTAAAGAAATCGGATATTACTTTCCCGAAAGAAGTTATTGAGCTGATTATTGATGGTTACACCCGCGAAAGTGGTGTGCGCGAGCTCGATAAAAAACTGGCAAAACTGATTCGTCGTGTTGCCAAGAAAATTGCTTTCGAGGAATCGTACAATAAGAAACTGACGAAAGCTGATGTACGCGAATATCTTGGTGTAACTGAGTATTCAAAAGAAAAATACCAAGGCAACGAATTTGCCGGAGTTGTAACCGGTTTGGCCTGGACTGCAGTTGGTGGCGAGATTCTGTTTGTGGAAACCAGCCTTAGCAAAGGAAAAGGAGCTTTAACGCTTACCGGAAACCTGGGCGATGTAATGAAAGAGTCGGCAATGTTAGCGCACGAATACCTGAAATCGCATGCTGAAGAGTTGGATCTGAAGCCTGAAGTTTTTGAAAAGTGGAATGTGCATGTTCACGTTCCTGAAGGCGCCATTCCGAAAGATGGTCCGTCGGCTGGGGTTACGATGGTAACATCGCTGGCATCGGCATTTACACAGCGGAAAGTGAAGAAAAATCTGGCAATGACAGGTGAGATCACATTACGTGGGAAAGTACTTCCCGTTGGCGGTATTAAAGAGAAAATTCTTGCTGCAAAACGCGCCGGAATAACTGAGATCATTCTCTCGGAGCAAAACAAGAAAAACCTTGAAGACATTAAAGAAGCCTACATAAAAGGATTGAAGTTCCACTTTGTAAATACCATTATGGATGTGCTGGATATTGCATTGTTAAAAGCAAAAGTGGATAAACCGATGAAGGTTGAATAA
- a CDS encoding type B 50S ribosomal protein L31: MKKDIHPTEYRLVAFKDMSNGHTFITRSTVDTKETETIDGVEYPVYKLEISNTSHPFYTGKTKLVDTAGRVDKFMNRYGKHMQNRKK; this comes from the coding sequence ATGAAAAAAGACATTCATCCAACGGAATACAGATTGGTAGCGTTTAAAGACATGTCAAACGGACATACTTTTATTACCCGCTCTACTGTTGATACTAAAGAGACAGAGACTATCGATGGCGTTGAATACCCGGTTTACAAACTGGAGATTTCTAACACATCTCACCCTTTTTACACAGGTAAAACTAAACTTGTGGATACTGCAGGACGTGTTGATAAATTCATGAACCGTTACGGAAAACACATGCAGAACAGAAAGAAATAA
- a CDS encoding GNAT family N-acetyltransferase: MQLLEVVDKRTKKQFHQVPHIIYKNDPNWAAPLQGMVEGIFDPKKNKTFRNGKAIRWVLLDDKGNLIGRIAAFINFNLAKTYEQPTGGCGFFECIDDQEAANMLFNAAAHWNKENGMEAMDGPINFGENYVNWGLLVDGFMPQGFGMPYNPKYYEKLFRGFGFEVYFEQYCFHLDYTVPFPERFWKIAGWVAKKPQYQFKHFDFKQADKFVKDFCTIYDAAWSFHEHYKPLDPDDLYDFLTESKAILDPEMIWFAYAEDKPIAMFVMIPDINQLLIKLNGKLDLPGILKFFYYKKKKVMNRTRIFLMGVDPKYQRAGIESGIFWHQEQIMKQKSHRHYTEVELSWAGDFNPKIIAIYEATGAKKAKTHYTMRYMFDRSKKVTKAPLIS; the protein is encoded by the coding sequence ATGCAGTTACTAGAAGTTGTTGATAAGCGTACAAAGAAACAGTTCCATCAGGTACCGCACATCATTTATAAAAATGATCCCAACTGGGCAGCTCCATTACAGGGGATGGTTGAGGGAATTTTTGACCCGAAAAAGAACAAAACTTTTCGGAATGGAAAAGCTATTCGCTGGGTTTTGCTTGACGATAAAGGAAATTTAATTGGAAGAATTGCTGCATTTATAAATTTTAACCTGGCAAAAACATACGAGCAGCCAACCGGTGGCTGTGGTTTTTTCGAATGTATCGACGATCAGGAAGCAGCCAATATGCTTTTTAATGCTGCTGCCCACTGGAACAAGGAAAATGGAATGGAAGCCATGGATGGCCCGATAAATTTTGGCGAGAATTACGTTAACTGGGGTTTGCTGGTTGATGGTTTTATGCCGCAGGGATTTGGAATGCCATACAATCCTAAATATTACGAAAAGCTGTTTCGCGGATTTGGTTTCGAGGTGTATTTCGAGCAGTATTGTTTTCACCTCGACTACACAGTGCCTTTTCCCGAGCGTTTCTGGAAAATTGCCGGCTGGGTGGCTAAAAAGCCACAGTACCAGTTTAAACATTTCGATTTTAAACAAGCCGATAAGTTTGTAAAAGACTTTTGTACGATTTACGATGCAGCCTGGTCGTTTCACGAACATTATAAACCGCTCGATCCCGATGACCTTTACGATTTTCTGACAGAATCAAAAGCCATTCTCGATCCGGAAATGATTTGGTTTGCATACGCCGAAGATAAGCCAATCGCCATGTTTGTGATGATTCCGGATATTAATCAGCTTTTAATAAAACTAAACGGCAAATTGGATCTGCCCGGTATTCTCAAATTTTTCTATTACAAAAAGAAAAAAGTGATGAACCGTACCCGCATCTTCCTGATGGGGGTTGATCCAAAATACCAGCGTGCAGGAATCGAGTCCGGAATTTTCTGGCACCAGGAGCAAATAATGAAACAGAAATCACATAGGCATTACACAGAAGTTGAGTTGTCGTGGGCCGGCGATTTTAACCCGAAAATTATTGCTATTTACGAGGCAACAGGCGCTAAAAAAGCTAAAACTCATTACACCATGCGGTATATGTTCGATCGGAGTAAAAAGGTAACAAAAGCGCCGCTGATTAGTTAG